The nucleotide window TAATAAACCCTCCATCACAAAAGAAGAAGCTATTGAGATTGCAAAGGATGCAGAAAAGATCATTAAAAAGATGAATCTTAAGTTTCTCTCAGGTCCTCTTATCCGGGAAATAGTAAACAATATTCTGCTTGACAGAGGGCATGTTGAATGGAGAAACATAATGACCAGAGTCGGAGCCTCGGTCTACGATGCCTATGAAATCGATACTGGTTACGGCTTTGAAGCAAATGATAACGCAAACCAGCTGAATAACGCCGAGACCTCACATAAAAGAAAAGCCGACAAAATGTCCAAAGAGCAAAATCTCCTTCTGATGCCAAAAGAACTTGCCGACCTTCACCTTAATGGAGATTTTCATATTCATGATCTTGAATATATGGGTACAAGACCATTTTGCCAGGACTGGGATCTCCGTTACTTTTTTTACTATGGGCTCATGCCTGACGGAGTAGGAACTCAATCAAGCGTGGCAAAACCTGCAAAGAATGCTGAAGTAGCTTTCCTTCATGCTGTAAAAGCTATGGGTTCAGCTCAGACAAATTTTGCAGGCGGGCAGGGTTTTTACAATTTTCTGACTTTTATGGCTCCCTATCTTGAAGGCAAGTCCGAAACCGAGATAAAACAACTTATGCAGATGTTCGTCTATGAGATGATGCAGATGATGTGTGCAAGAGGCGGACAGACTGTCTTTTCATCTGTTCAGCTTTCTCCCGGGGTTCCGAAACTCTGGAGAAACATTCCTATTGTCGCTATGGGTAAAGTATGGGACGGAAAGAAGGCTCCTCTCAGAACTTATGGAGAATTTGAAAAAGAAGTCCGTCTCGGTTTCAAGGCTCTTATGGATGTTATGCTTGAAGGAGACGCATGGGGTAAACCTTTCAGCTTCCCAAAGCCAGAGATTTCCATTGAACCTGACTTTATGGAAGAAGACAAAGAATTCAATAGAGCTCACCCTGAGCTTCCGACTTATAAAGAGCTGTACAGGATGACCTTTGAGCTGGCTGCTAAATTCGGGACTCCTTACTTTGATAACCAGCTTCCTGAATATAGAGGAGCAGGAGAAGGGATTTCGTGTTATCAATGTTGTGCGTATCAGTTTTCTGCAAATCCTACTGATGATAAAGAGTTCGATGATAAACTTCATTTCAAGGACGGAAAACACTTTTCAATGGGCTCATGGATGGTTCTGTCTTTAAACTGCCCAAGGGTTGCATACAAAGCTGAACATAACGATGAAAAACTTTTCAATGAGCTAAAGACCCTGATGAATAAGGGAGTGGAAGTTTTCAAGATCAAACGTAGATGGATGAATAGTCTGATCAAGAAGAACAGAATTCCCTTTGCAGCCCAGTGTCCCAAAGATCCTGGTACAGAGGAAAAAGGGGCCATAGCTGTGGACTTTGAAAGTCTTGTCTATACTATCGGAGTAGTAGGAATCAATGAAATGGTCCAGTACCATACAGGCTATCAGATCCACGAATCTCCTGCTGCTTATAAGCTTGCTATCAGAGCTATGTTTGAAATGAAAATGCACGCTCAAAAGCTTTCAAATGAAAATGGTATGGAGATTGCTCTTGCAAGAACGCCTGCAGAAACGACAGCCCAGCGCTTTGCAGTCTCGGACCTCCTGCATAAAGAGTATGCCGACAAGGCCGAATTTACAATTAAAGGGGATTTGGAGGCCGCAAAAAGCGAGTTGAACCAGACACATGACCTGCCAATCTACTATACTAACGGGACTCATGTTCCAGTTAATGCAGATATATCTCTGCCTGAAAGGATAAAGTATGAACATACTTTCTTCCCGATTGTGGACGGCGGAAATATCATGCATGTCTGGCTTGGAGAAGGACAGCCCGATCCTGACGGCCTTCAGGAGCTTGCCATGCATATAGCAAAGAACACCCAGACAGGTTACTTTGCCTTTACCAAGGATATGACCGTATGCACCGATGAAGGATACGTAGCCGATGGGCTGCTGGATAGATGCCCTAAGTGTAAGTCCGAAAATGTGCAGCATCTCTCAAGGATTACAGGATACCTTCAGTCTGTTGAAGGCTGGAACAAAGGCAAACGTCAGGAACTTCTGGACAGAAAGCGGTACAGCACAAGGGAACTCAGGTAAGGGTCCCTTAACCTTTTTTATACTTAAAGGCGTGAGAACGGTAAGCCATGAAAGTAAACTACGCAGGTACTGTCCCTCTTTCGACCGTGGACTGGAGAGGGAGGGCTGCGGTTACTATCTTTTTTAGGGGATGCCCTCTTCGCTGCCCCTACTGCCAGAACCATCCCTACCTCCAGGGACTTAACCTTGTAAAATTGGAATTCGTGAAAGAGCAGATTAAAGAATCAAAACCCTTTGTGAGTGCAGTTGTATTTTCAGGAGGGGAACCTTTGATGCAGAAAGCAATTATTCCTCTTGCAGAGTTTGCAAAAGAAATGGGGCTTTCAATTGGGGTTCATACAAACGGCTACTATCCTGAAACAGCAAGCGAAATGGTTAAACGAAAGCTGGTTGATAAGTTTTTTATCGATATAAAAGCTCCTCCGGATGATCCCGAACTTTATGGTAAAATTACGGGCTTCGAAGAATATGAATCAGTGAAAAAAAAGCCTGAACAGGTTACTGCATCTGTAATAAAAACACTTGGAATTGCAGACTCCTGTGACTTGGAACTGGAGCTTCGGACAACATTAATTAGAGATTTTATAGGAAGCAAGGAAGAAATTACCAGCATAGCTGCCTGGATCTCGAAACATATGAAGAACGAGGAACTTACCTATGTACTGCAGCAGGGAATTCCGGAACATAGTTTGCAGAAAAATTTAAGGGAGCTGCGGGTTCTGGAAAGGGAAGAACTATATGAACTCGGTAAAATTGCAAAAAAGTTTCTGAAAAATGTAAGGATAAGAACAAAAGAAAGCGGAGAAGAAATAATTTCTGGCTCTGTATGACCGAACCTGACAGAATTCAGAGTCTAGTTTGTTTAACTTATCTGATGTTTACTGATATAAGATTGTATTGATATTAGATTCTATTGATATGAGATTGTATTGATATGAGATTGTATTGATACGAGATTGTACTGATATAAGCTTGTTTTTTCTTCTTGTGCTTTTCTTTTTTGTCTGAAAAGTGAATAAAGTGTAAAACATTTCTCTATTAGAGGCCTACAGAAAACCATGCTTTGAGTTCAAATGAATTTGAAGTTTACAAAAGTTTTATACATTCCTAGAGATAAAATGAAAATGTGAAGCCTTTAAGAAATTTACTTAGGAAAATTTGTTAATTAATACTAGTGGAAATAAGTAGAATTTTTAGAAAAAACCTCATATAATGCTGAAAATGATTCTGAGAAGACTGTTATAATTTTTGTGTGACTTTACAGGTTACACAAATTAAATAAAGGAGAGGAACTCAGTGTTTTTTGGCTCACATAATGCATTTATTTATAGAAAAAAACACAAAAATTAGCATTTTCAAAAAAGACCATGAAAAACACAAAAGTATCTTCAGTTGGAGAGCGCGCTCTAATCTCCATTTTATCGGAGATTTTCAAAACATCTGATGGCAGGGAGAAAGAACAGGAAGGAATCCTTATAGGCGCAGGTTCGGATGACTGCGCCGTCCTTGACCTGAAAGGTGAAGACTGCCTGGTTGTTACTACCGATATGCTGCACAGGACTACTGACTTCCCGGAAGAAATGACACCCTGGCAAATAGGCTGGATGTCAGCAGCCGTAAACTTCAGTGACATCGCAGCTATGGGTGCAGAACCCACAGGACTTGTTATGGCAATTGGAATGCCGGTTGATACCGAAACTGCTTTTGTTGTATCCCTTGCAAAAGGTATGCAGGCATGTGCCGAATTCTGTGGGACTGCGATCATCGGAGGCGATCTTGATACACATGCAGAACTGACAATTACAGGGACGGCACTTGGCAGGGTAAAAAAAAGCCAGCTCCTTCTTCGGCGCGGAGCAAGACCGGGTGATCTTGTCTGTGTCACTGGATATACAGGATCAGCCGGAGTAGCTCTGGAAGCTCTTCAATTAAGAAAGCCAGTAAGTGAAAATATTCTGAAGGCACTTTTTGAACCTGTCCCGCGCACGAAAGAAGCAAGGACACTTGCAGAGTCAGGAGCAGTCACATCCATGATGGATACGAGTGACGGCCTTGCAATGTCCCTTTATGACCTCTCCAGGCAGAGTCATGTGGGCTTCAGGATCAGAGAAAGTGCCCTTCCTATCCTCAAGGAGGTCCGTGAATTTGCTTTAGACCCGAATAAACTGAGAGAGTTTGCTCTTTACACAGGTGGAGATTTTGAACTTCTTATTACAATTGACCCCCAAAAGATCAAAAAAGTACAAAATATATGTAACTTAGTCGTTATAGGAGAATGTACAAAGTATGAAGCAGGCATTGTACTCGAATCCCCGGAATGCAAGCTTATAACTATAGAGCAAAGAGGATACCAGCAGTTAAAAGCTAAAGCTGTTGATAGATCCACTTGATTAAAAATAAATTACCCCCGTGAAACAGAATCCTGGATTAGAAAGATAAAAATGAAGAACTCTTGGTTTAAGCCCGAAAGTTTACAAAAATAGATCAAATGTCAGAATAAACTGACTAAACTCATAATAATTTATGCACAAGGTTCAGAAGGATAGAATATGAAAAAAACTAGTTTACAGATATTTACAGCAATTCTGGTGCTAGGTCTATTTTGCGGAACTGCAGCTGCAGCCCCGAGCATAATAGCAGCAGTGCCTGGAGATAATGCGACTGTCAATAAGATAGTCGGCCAGACTCAAGGTTTTAGCGTTCAAACAAACGAGTCAGCAACTATTGACTGGCAGGTTGACGGAAGCACTGTTTCCCAAACATCGTATGATAGTGCAACGAATACCTCTACCCTCAATCACACCGTTAATCAAGGTACATACAATGTTAAAGCAACTGTTCAGTCAACTGGAGACAATAGAACCTGGAGTGTAACCGGAGGATCAAACGTACCGGTGATCACATTATCTACTCCTTCATCATCAACGGTTAACAATAACATAGGAGAATCAAGAAAGTTTACTGCAACTGTTAGCCCTACATCAAATGTGACATGGTATGTTGATGATGTCCAGGTTCAGAAAAATGAGTCTGTCACTGAGGCATCATATACCAACACTTCTGCAACACAGGGTACGCATACAATTAAAGTGAATGCAGAAAATGAAAATGGCAGTGCAGAATCAAAATCCTGGACATGGAAAATACCAACTACCGGAGGATTATCTGTTAATCTTGACCCCTCCGAAGGAACTATTTCAGTCGATAAAGGAGTGTCTAAAACTTTCAAAGTCAATTCCAGCACGGATAACCAGAATGTTAATGTTGAGTGGCTTGTTGGTGACGAATCAAAGAAAAAGGATGAAGGTGTAACCTATTCTTCATATGACTTTGAAGAAGACAGTGCAGGAAATTATACCCTCAAAGCAGTGGTCAGTGACCCCAACGGCAATTATGATTCATCGACAAAAACATGGACTGTAACCGTCGGATCCACAGACAATTCAACTGGGAACAGAATATGGGAAGAGGGAATGCCAGAAACTTACACATGGACTGCCCAGAGTTACTCAGGCTTCTATTATGACCTTGATTCCGGAGTATCCTCAGAAGAGATGACCATTAAGGATATAGATAGAAGCATAAAATCAGAAAATATTGAGTACTCCACAAAACCTACCAAAACTGATTTTGAGTACAATGCATGGGGTTCGTACCAGATAATCGGTTTCATGGCAGAGAAATACTTTGCAGGGTATACTGAAAATTCTACGGTTATAGATGATGATATTAGCCCTATTTCCGAAGGTATTCTTTCCAAGATTCTCATAGACAGTGACGATAAAAAATCAGCAAATGCAGGAGATTCTCTTGTTCTCGAAGAAGGATATTCCCTGAATATCGTGGAAGTGGATATCAATGGAAAGTCTGTCAGGGTCCAGCTTGAAAAGGATGGCGATGTAGTAGATGAGGCATTCCTCCAATCGGGCGATAACTATGTCTATAAAACTGATCTTGGAAAAGCAGAAGATGTGCCCATAATCATTGCTCATATCGGTTCGGTTTTCCAAGGAAATGAAAATTCTGCTGTATTCATACAGGGTCTCTTCCAAATTTCGGACCAATACACCGAGGTCAGTAATGGAGATACCTTTGGGGAAATGAAAGTAACTTCCGTAAGCAGCAGTGAAATAAAGATGGAGAATGATGATAGCGTCGGA belongs to Methanosarcina barkeri 3 and includes:
- the nrdD gene encoding anaerobic ribonucleoside-triphosphate reductase; this encodes MTSEILLPDYQLSDNQSTQKTLEEVPVSPLPKNDQLSDNQPVQKTLDGLSVSPLPKVRTTDGFILNWDRNIIVNQLLKETKLSEVFYNKPSITKEEAIEIAKDAEKIIKKMNLKFLSGPLIREIVNNILLDRGHVEWRNIMTRVGASVYDAYEIDTGYGFEANDNANQLNNAETSHKRKADKMSKEQNLLLMPKELADLHLNGDFHIHDLEYMGTRPFCQDWDLRYFFYYGLMPDGVGTQSSVAKPAKNAEVAFLHAVKAMGSAQTNFAGGQGFYNFLTFMAPYLEGKSETEIKQLMQMFVYEMMQMMCARGGQTVFSSVQLSPGVPKLWRNIPIVAMGKVWDGKKAPLRTYGEFEKEVRLGFKALMDVMLEGDAWGKPFSFPKPEISIEPDFMEEDKEFNRAHPELPTYKELYRMTFELAAKFGTPYFDNQLPEYRGAGEGISCYQCCAYQFSANPTDDKEFDDKLHFKDGKHFSMGSWMVLSLNCPRVAYKAEHNDEKLFNELKTLMNKGVEVFKIKRRWMNSLIKKNRIPFAAQCPKDPGTEEKGAIAVDFESLVYTIGVVGINEMVQYHTGYQIHESPAAYKLAIRAMFEMKMHAQKLSNENGMEIALARTPAETTAQRFAVSDLLHKEYADKAEFTIKGDLEAAKSELNQTHDLPIYYTNGTHVPVNADISLPERIKYEHTFFPIVDGGNIMHVWLGEGQPDPDGLQELAMHIAKNTQTGYFAFTKDMTVCTDEGYVADGLLDRCPKCKSENVQHLSRITGYLQSVEGWNKGKRQELLDRKRYSTRELR
- a CDS encoding anaerobic ribonucleoside-triphosphate reductase activating protein, which produces MKVNYAGTVPLSTVDWRGRAAVTIFFRGCPLRCPYCQNHPYLQGLNLVKLEFVKEQIKESKPFVSAVVFSGGEPLMQKAIIPLAEFAKEMGLSIGVHTNGYYPETASEMVKRKLVDKFFIDIKAPPDDPELYGKITGFEEYESVKKKPEQVTASVIKTLGIADSCDLELELRTTLIRDFIGSKEEITSIAAWISKHMKNEELTYVLQQGIPEHSLQKNLRELRVLEREELYELGKIAKKFLKNVRIRTKESGEEIISGSV
- the thiL gene encoding thiamine-phosphate kinase; this translates as MKNTKVSSVGERALISILSEIFKTSDGREKEQEGILIGAGSDDCAVLDLKGEDCLVVTTDMLHRTTDFPEEMTPWQIGWMSAAVNFSDIAAMGAEPTGLVMAIGMPVDTETAFVVSLAKGMQACAEFCGTAIIGGDLDTHAELTITGTALGRVKKSQLLLRRGARPGDLVCVTGYTGSAGVALEALQLRKPVSENILKALFEPVPRTKEARTLAESGAVTSMMDTSDGLAMSLYDLSRQSHVGFRIRESALPILKEVREFALDPNKLREFALYTGGDFELLITIDPQKIKKVQNICNLVVIGECTKYEAGIVLESPECKLITIEQRGYQQLKAKAVDRST